AAGCCGCGCAAAAAAGCAAGCGCCAAGCCCATGGCTCCAGAAACCCCTGCCGCAAGCCCGGAGACAGTTGAAGAGCATATCCGGGTCGCCGCCTACTACCGCTGGGTCGAACGAGGCATGACCGATGGAGGACATGAAGAGGACTGGATTGCAGCCGAGAAACAGATTAAGGGATAATCACGTTCTCAAATCTGACAATGAAAAAAGCCATTCGTCGAATGGCTTTTTTATATTCAGGCTTTCTCCGTACTCGGCCGGAAGTTTCGTTTAACCCTCCGGCCGTTATTCAATGCCATCACCCATGAAGTTTTTCACCTCCATTATCGAAAGCATCAAGCTTCTTTTCGCGGGCATCTGGCTCGTCTTCAGAATCATCCTCGAATACTTCGGCATCATCAGCGACGGCAATGACCGCACCACCGGTATCAAGGACATGCGCGAAGAGTACAAAAAGGCAAACTACCGCTGAAGTTCAGGCGCAGTGGCATTCTGCCCCCCTGGTAATAAAAAAACGGTTCGCCAACTATGTTCTCGAGCCTCCTGATCGTTAATCATGCGTAGTCTCGACAGATCAAAAGAGTGCCGTAACAGCAGGTCGTCGATCTCAACCAATCATCCTCGCCTCCCTCCATACACTACAAACCGGAACCTCGCATACGCGCAACACACCTCGCCAAACCCGGCTTCTTCGAGCCATGCAAGTTGATCGGCAAGCGTTGCGTTCCTGTCGGCGCGCATTCTTTCTTTTGCGGCATGTATCGCTTCGGCTGTAGCTCCATTGGCGCTCACGTCGGAGAACCATTGGCTTTCGTAGCTTTCCTCATTTTCGGTCGTTGCCCCCAGCGCCTGATCGGCGTTGATGAAGGCGCCGCCGGGGCGCAGAGCGTGGAAAATCTTGCACAACAGTTCGCGCTTTGCCTCGTGTTCGAGGTGGTGGATCGAGAAGGCGAATATAACCAGATCGAACTCCGGCTCTTCGGCAAGTTCGAGGTGCTCCTGAACCGCGAAACTCACTCGCGGATTTCCGGCGAAGCGCTTTCTCGCCACCTCAAGCATTGCTTCCGAGATGTCCGTGAGATGAAACGTGGCGTTGGGATATGCCTGTGCTACCATCGCAGCGAAGAGGCCTGTGCCTGCGCCGAGATCAAGCACACGGAGCGAAAAGTCAGCCGGAAACGGAATCATCTGCATGGCCACGCCAGTCAGTGACCGTCACCTGGCCATTTGCAGGCGTTCTGTTTTTCAGGGCCAGAGTAACCGTCGAGACCATCCATGCCGCGAAAATGGCGAGCATGAACATCCCTTCGAGCCGATCAATCATGCCATCGACGAGCAGAATCACGGTCAGAAACGGGGCCAGAATCGCCACCGGTGCATCGCGTTTCAGCACCTCCGCGCCAACCGGAATACCTGAAATAAGCACCGTAATGCCGAGAACAAGCGAGATATTCACGATGTTGCTGCCGAGCGCGTCGCCGAGAGAGCTACGATTTTGCGGCAAGTCCGGAGTTGATCGCCAC
The nucleotide sequence above comes from Chlorobaculum tepidum TLS. Encoded proteins:
- a CDS encoding DUF2934 domain-containing protein, giving the protein MAKKSTAKEAPEVTPEKKTAKKAAASAETKPKSAKSKTAKIAAPEEPKHAKTAKPRKKASAKPMAPETPAASPETVEEHIRVAAYYRWVERGMTDGGHEEDWIAAEKQIKG
- a CDS encoding class I SAM-dependent methyltransferase, coding for MQMIPFPADFSLRVLDLGAGTGLFAAMVAQAYPNATFHLTDISEAMLEVARKRFAGNPRVSFAVQEHLELAEEPEFDLVIFAFSIHHLEHEAKRELLCKIFHALRPGGAFINADQALGATTENEESYESQWFSDVSANGATAEAIHAAKERMRADRNATLADQLAWLEEAGFGEVCCAYARFRFVVYGGRRG